The segment TCGGTTATGTGCCTAAAAAGTACATTGCAACTATCCGTGCACGTTACCATCAGGCCGCTGAAAAATTTGTAGCGGCCCTGGAAGGTGTTTCAGAGGATGAGAAGAGCAAGTTGGTGTTGGAAAACCAATTGCAGGATTTGAGGAACGATCCGATGGCCGATCAGAAAATTTACCATAAGGAGCAGGCCATTCGTAAGAAGATGCAGAGGGTAGAGAATGATATTGCGGTATGGCGCAATAACCTGGAGTTTTTTGCCCGGGCCAAGAATGGCGAAAAGGTTAGGGAAGAATTTAATGCCAAAATAGAGGAGGCCAGCGAGCACCTTAAACAATTAAAACAGCAAATCAAGCTGCTGCGCACAGTTTCTTAACCCGGCATTTGCAAAGAACAAATCAACCGCTATTTTTGCACCTCCTAATTAGTTATTGGTTGTTCGTTATTCGTTGTTGGTAGGTAGAGCGGATAACAAATAACGGGCAACGATTAACGAAAAAACGCCTCCTTACCTGCCTGCCGGCAGGCAGGGCTCAGCTGGTAGAGCAACTGACTTGTAATCAGTAGGTAAAACCAGAATTACTTCGCCTCCTTAGCTCAGCTGGTAGAGCAACTGACTTGTAATCAGTAGGTCGCTGGTTCGATTCCGGCAGGGGGCTCTTCTAAAAGCACTTATCAGTTAATGATGAGTGCTTTTTTTATTATTCCAGCGTTACAAAAAGTTGCGATTTTATTTTCCATACTCCTTCTATTTTTGACCAATGAGCGGAGTACTTTCCGCCAGTAACCGATTTTTCTCCCGATTCACTGTAGCCTTTCCAGGTTCCTGTTTCCCATGCCAGCCCAAGTTTATTGTTCACTTCTATTTCAATTGGCGTACGTACCCAATACATTTTAGGACCACTGGCTTTGCTTATATAGG is part of the Cyclobacteriaceae bacterium genome and harbors:
- a CDS encoding nuclear transport factor 2 family protein; amino-acid sequence: MLTDDVLITTGNGTLIQGKENLKTYISKASGPKMYWVRTPIEIEVNNKLGLAWETGTWKGYSESGEKSVTGGKYSAHWSKIEGVWKIKSQLFVTLE